In a single window of the Acidimicrobiia bacterium genome:
- a CDS encoding sulfotransferase family protein has protein sequence MALRVVGAGLGRTGTHSQKLALERLLGAPCYHMIETFGRPDDIPVWHRAVDGDLPDWRTFLADYAAAVDWPVCAFWRELSEVFPDAIVLLSTRDVDSWWTSASNTIFQVVGNEVAAEEITGAQQSMAIDMLAKRFTTHWMEEDEAKRAYEQHNADVRASIPDDRLVEWQPGDGWDPICEALGLPVPDEPYPHVNTTADFRAMTGMDG, from the coding sequence ATGGCGCTGCGCGTGGTAGGAGCGGGTCTCGGGCGAACCGGCACGCACTCCCAGAAGCTCGCGCTCGAGCGCCTGCTGGGCGCGCCCTGCTATCACATGATCGAGACCTTCGGCCGCCCCGATGACATCCCCGTATGGCACCGTGCCGTCGACGGCGATCTCCCCGACTGGCGCACGTTCCTCGCCGACTACGCGGCCGCAGTCGACTGGCCGGTTTGCGCGTTCTGGCGCGAGCTCAGCGAAGTGTTCCCCGACGCGATCGTGCTGCTCTCGACGCGCGACGTCGACTCGTGGTGGACCAGCGCGAGCAACACGATCTTCCAGGTCGTGGGGAACGAGGTGGCAGCGGAGGAGATCACCGGAGCCCAGCAGTCGATGGCGATCGACATGCTCGCGAAACGCTTCACCACACACTGGATGGAGGAGGACGAAGCGAAGCGGGCATACGAGCAGCACAATGCGGACGTGCGCGCATCGATCCCCGACGACCGGCTCGTGGAGTGGCAGCCGGGCGACGGCTGGGACCCGATCTGCGAAGCGCTCGGCCTCCCCGTACCCGAC